A genomic segment from Streptosporangium roseum DSM 43021 encodes:
- a CDS encoding FG-GAP repeat domain-containing protein: MKATSGIRKYAAGALALAACTAGWRLTGLPDTSAAEAAAGFSFTASPLGPADRPGDRNLRPVAPAYRDIRAWVSSTGAGVALFDADNAVVSDDVCLVDPRHDTVTVSPAPGTPQHYRPFALAAPERGPYEAPTGCLPADLDQDGWQDLVVYYWGRSPSLFVRVPGAPPSGAAFRHRDLTPEPEIWNTGAATAGDFDGDGRLDLVFGNYFPDGARVLDGTADSAGGAMPGSPSDAGDGGANRLYRATGPARFAEAEGAFDGAGTGGRGWTLALGTQDLDGDGRPDLYVANDFGPDELLVNESVPGRIRFREARGTRHLTTPRSNVVGQDSSKGMGVGFTALNADGTPDILVSNITGDPGAHESDFAFVSRPGGLHEGHAPYDDHGEDLGLSRTGWSWDVKAADFDNDGTDEIMHATGPVRGGSGRWAPPLETAVSGGSLPSEPTPDTGAGDEVGAGNGGEAGGGTNSFFVRGPGGRYVDVARRAGVGGDTVSRSFAVGDVDDDGRLDFAVANQWAASVLYRNNGATAPFVGLRLRLPAGSCGTAAVPPLSAQTGPLTYRPASPLSALISPLSPPSVPPLSAQTGSRSRRPASPLSALISPLPARPPLARPRLTLSALIGPAPAGSGPPSRPPLARPTAPGRTWTRPAIGATATVRLPGGRTLSRQLYPANGHNGVSAPELLFGLGGDAPGGPSPVELSWRDACGVLRTASVSLRPGWHRILLADGRASEMD, from the coding sequence GTGAAAGCGACATCGGGGATTCGCAAGTACGCGGCGGGGGCTCTGGCACTGGCGGCCTGCACCGCCGGCTGGAGGCTGACCGGGCTGCCCGACACCTCCGCGGCGGAGGCCGCCGCGGGCTTCTCCTTCACCGCCAGCCCTCTCGGCCCGGCCGACCGGCCGGGCGACCGGAACCTCCGGCCGGTCGCACCCGCCTACCGGGACATCCGTGCCTGGGTGTCCTCGACGGGCGCGGGCGTCGCGCTGTTCGACGCCGACAACGCGGTCGTCTCCGACGACGTGTGCCTGGTCGACCCGCGCCATGACACGGTGACCGTGAGTCCCGCGCCGGGCACGCCGCAGCACTACCGGCCGTTCGCACTGGCCGCGCCGGAGCGCGGGCCGTACGAGGCGCCGACGGGGTGCCTGCCGGCAGACCTCGACCAGGACGGCTGGCAGGACCTGGTCGTCTACTACTGGGGCCGCTCCCCCTCACTGTTCGTGCGGGTCCCCGGCGCCCCGCCGTCCGGCGCGGCCTTCCGCCACCGCGACCTGACCCCGGAGCCGGAGATCTGGAACACCGGCGCCGCCACGGCCGGTGACTTCGACGGCGACGGCCGCCTCGACCTGGTCTTCGGCAACTACTTCCCGGACGGCGCCAGGGTGCTGGACGGCACCGCGGACAGCGCCGGCGGCGCGATGCCCGGCTCGCCGTCCGACGCCGGCGACGGGGGTGCCAACCGTCTCTACCGGGCGACGGGGCCCGCGCGGTTCGCCGAGGCGGAGGGGGCGTTCGACGGGGCCGGGACCGGGGGCAGGGGGTGGACGCTCGCGCTGGGCACCCAGGACCTGGACGGCGACGGGCGGCCCGACCTGTACGTGGCCAACGACTTCGGGCCGGACGAGCTGCTGGTCAACGAGTCGGTACCCGGGAGGATCAGGTTCCGGGAGGCACGCGGCACCAGGCACCTGACCACCCCCCGGTCCAACGTCGTCGGCCAGGACTCCTCCAAGGGCATGGGGGTCGGCTTCACCGCCCTCAACGCCGACGGCACGCCGGACATCCTGGTCAGCAACATCACCGGGGACCCCGGGGCGCACGAGAGCGACTTCGCCTTCGTCTCCCGGCCGGGCGGGCTCCACGAGGGCCACGCGCCCTACGACGACCACGGCGAGGACCTGGGGCTGAGCCGTACCGGATGGTCCTGGGACGTCAAGGCCGCCGACTTCGACAACGACGGCACCGACGAGATCATGCACGCGACCGGGCCCGTCCGGGGTGGGAGCGGCCGATGGGCGCCACCACTGGAAACGGCGGTCTCCGGTGGCTCGCTCCCGTCCGAGCCGACGCCGGACACCGGAGCCGGAGACGAGGTCGGCGCCGGGAATGGGGGCGAGGCGGGCGGCGGCACCAACAGCTTCTTCGTCCGGGGTCCCGGCGGCCGTTACGTGGACGTGGCCCGGCGGGCCGGGGTCGGCGGCGACACGGTCAGCCGGTCCTTCGCCGTCGGCGACGTGGACGACGACGGGCGGCTGGACTTCGCGGTCGCCAACCAGTGGGCCGCCTCGGTGCTCTACCGCAACAACGGCGCCACCGCCCCGTTCGTGGGCCTGCGGCTCCGCCTGCCCGCCGGATCCTGCGGCACGGCCGCCGTCCCGCCGCTCTCCGCGCAGACCGGCCCCCTCACCTACCGTCCCGCCTCCCCGCTCTCCGCACTCATCAGCCCCCTCTCGCCCCCTTCCGTCCCGCCGCTCTCCGCGCAGACCGGCTCCCGCTCGCGCCGTCCCGCCTCCCCGCTCTCCGCACTCATCAGCCCCCTTCCGGCCCGTCCCCCGCTGGCCCGGCCCAGGCTGACGCTCTCCGCCCTGATCGGCCCCGCCCCAGCCGGCTCCGGCCCTCCGTCCCGCCCGCCCCTGGCCCGTCCCACCGCGCCCGGCCGGACCTGGACGCGTCCCGCGATCGGAGCCACCGCCACGGTGCGCCTGCCCGGCGGGCGCACGCTCAGCCGGCAGCTCTACCCGGCCAACGGGCACAACGGCGTCTCCGCGCCGGAGCTGCTGTTCGGCCTGGGCGGCGACGCGCCGGGCGGCCCGTCGCCGGTCGAGCTGTCCTGGCGCGACGCCTGCGGCGTCCTCCGTACCGCGTCGGTGTCCTTAAGGCCCGGCTGGCACCGGATCCTGCTGGCCGACGGCCGCGCCTCGGAGATGGACTGA
- a CDS encoding beta-ketoacyl synthase N-terminal-like domain-containing protein has protein sequence MSVAIVGLACTYPDAPDPGALWEAVVSRRRAFRRLPVERLDLADHHSPDRSAPDRTHSTRAALIEGWEFDRAAFGVPDPVHRVTDPAHWLALDTASRALADAGSPGGEGLDRDRVAVVVGDTLTGEVARTSALRLRWPYVRRVLSSALAELPEETTARLLAQAEAEYLRPLPEISGESLAGTVAARICNHFDLRGGGYTVNGGCASSLLAVITACRSLLDGSVDFALAGGVDLGLDPFELVGLAKAGALAGERMRIYDTRSDGFWPGEGCGIVALARTADARAAGLRIHAEITGWGVSCDGGDGVARPGADARPEADGRLLALRRAYAHARVSPAAVALFEGAGAGDDTVELTALTRLLADAARLSDAARRAVTGSGAPGRAATGPGAVRGAAIGSVSANIGHTGAAAGVAGLIKATLGIASGVLPPTTGCGSPHPLLTAPGAPLRVLAVPEPWPAGPRHAGVSATGSGGVNAHLVLTAPVPTGGDSRPTTPEAVPGAAPRRRVTDGPSREEPVVFAFSGEGLEAVRPVLERVADQAARWSEAELCDLAYALGTVPAGPSRIAIVAGSAEQLAERAALALDWLDGAQSGLPATLPGVYLGPDAQDGTAPPSPAGVPSAEAAAALWAAMAIPDLTALYGDHPARPVDIWRDRVFISGPCPAVPYGGSEATPREDAEEGDDPDGRACRERADAGPVAGVARWVRCFADDPATAERPVPAGTGEARPGGQTPPAPNGKDRPGNGKDRPGKGKGRRGVRLGAEDGEAPVRRVVIDDPLRPGAVGTLVTAVREAIAGGEGLAVLCEGDALAGFLASLGREHPGLGLDAGRPSGRVPLTLDGQGPLPVGPGDVVLVSGGGEGIAVACAMALAEASGCGLALLGRGRPGRDAIPAGDLEELARRGVRYGCATADAGDAGEAAHAVRELESALGPVTMVIHQADADRPDRFTDLAAEDAERHAEDAERHIVSGLTGLDNLLAATTPRRVVTFGSVAGRYGLAGGSHRALAEGLLRERAGRIGGLHIDWPVWTGTGHERRPGAAGAEVTAITPQEGVELFLTLLRTGNLPPSVAVHGRLGGPAAPCPAGGRFLDEVRVHVPGVELVADSRLSLSSDSYLDDHRIDGLAVLPAVVALEAMAQAAGVLAGRPLDEAGQMTFDRPVAVPDEGGTTIRVCALRHGQTVEVVVRSEETEFRVDHFRAVFPVDPADETLAVPQLNRDGAEPLDAGELYGALCFHTGRFQRVRELTLVEARGCRGELHGDDPDGWFEDRPVLGSPGLSDATIHALQACVPHRRLLPVGGERLVVRPSQGDVRLHATERHHDGGEYVWDVTATDVRGRLVAAWTGLRMKDVGPLPRRDPWPPNLLAVYLQRAAVALGLDPALHVTMDGGTSHSRLGDLVLGVDGPAHCSWERVGRARGTLGPASVSLIDELRPCCDEPEETVTTRIWTALQCLSGAGRPPTTPLTVVDGHEGGWLLLRAGADLIASTVVRVRGVEEPVAVSIMTGERR, from the coding sequence ATGTCCGTCGCGATCGTGGGATTGGCCTGCACCTATCCGGACGCGCCCGATCCGGGGGCACTGTGGGAGGCGGTGGTGTCGCGGCGGCGGGCGTTCCGGCGCCTGCCGGTCGAACGGCTGGACCTGGCCGACCACCACTCCCCCGACCGGTCGGCCCCCGACCGGACCCACAGCACCCGTGCCGCCCTGATCGAGGGCTGGGAGTTCGACCGGGCCGCCTTCGGCGTCCCCGACCCGGTCCACCGCGTCACCGACCCGGCCCACTGGCTGGCCCTGGACACCGCGTCCCGCGCCCTGGCGGACGCGGGCTCGCCCGGCGGGGAGGGGCTCGACCGGGACCGGGTCGCGGTGGTCGTCGGCGACACCCTGACCGGCGAGGTCGCCCGGACCTCCGCGCTCCGGCTGCGCTGGCCGTACGTGCGGCGCGTGCTGTCCTCGGCCCTGGCCGAGCTCCCCGAGGAGACGACCGCCCGGCTGCTGGCCCAGGCGGAGGCCGAGTATCTGCGGCCGCTGCCCGAGATCTCCGGGGAGAGCCTGGCCGGCACGGTCGCCGCGCGCATCTGCAACCACTTCGACCTGCGCGGCGGCGGATACACGGTGAACGGCGGATGCGCCTCGTCCCTGCTGGCGGTGATCACCGCCTGCCGTTCGCTGCTGGACGGAAGCGTGGACTTCGCGCTGGCCGGAGGCGTGGACCTCGGCCTCGACCCGTTCGAGCTGGTCGGCCTCGCCAAGGCGGGCGCGCTGGCCGGCGAGCGCATGCGGATCTACGACACCCGGTCGGACGGCTTCTGGCCGGGTGAGGGCTGCGGGATCGTCGCCCTGGCGCGTACGGCCGACGCCCGCGCCGCCGGGCTCCGGATCCACGCGGAGATCACCGGCTGGGGCGTGTCCTGCGACGGCGGGGACGGCGTCGCCCGCCCCGGCGCCGACGCCCGCCCCGAGGCCGACGGCCGACTCCTGGCCCTGCGCCGCGCCTACGCGCACGCGCGTGTCTCCCCCGCCGCCGTCGCCCTGTTCGAGGGCGCCGGCGCCGGCGACGACACCGTCGAGCTCACCGCACTCACCCGCCTGCTGGCGGATGCCGCGCGCCTGTCCGACGCCGCGCGGCGGGCGGTGACCGGATCCGGCGCACCGGGCCGGGCGGCCACCGGGCCCGGCGCCGTGCGGGGGGCGGCGATCGGTTCCGTCAGCGCCAACATCGGGCACACCGGGGCGGCCGCCGGAGTCGCGGGACTGATCAAGGCCACCCTGGGCATCGCCTCCGGCGTCCTGCCCCCGACCACCGGCTGCGGATCCCCGCACCCCCTGCTGACCGCCCCCGGCGCCCCCCTGCGGGTCCTGGCCGTCCCCGAACCGTGGCCCGCCGGGCCCCGCCACGCGGGGGTGAGCGCCACGGGGTCCGGCGGCGTCAACGCCCACCTCGTCCTGACCGCCCCGGTGCCGACCGGCGGGGACAGCCGCCCCACCACGCCGGAGGCCGTACCGGGAGCAGCTCCGCGACGGCGGGTGACCGACGGGCCCTCGCGGGAGGAGCCGGTGGTGTTCGCGTTCTCGGGTGAGGGTCTGGAAGCCGTGCGGCCGGTGCTGGAGCGGGTCGCGGACCAGGCGGCGCGGTGGTCGGAGGCAGAGCTGTGCGATCTCGCGTACGCGCTGGGGACCGTTCCCGCCGGGCCGTCGCGGATCGCGATCGTGGCGGGGTCGGCGGAACAGCTCGCCGAGCGGGCCGCTCTCGCCCTGGACTGGCTGGACGGCGCCCAGTCCGGCCTGCCGGCCACCCTGCCGGGGGTGTATCTCGGACCGGACGCGCAGGACGGAACGGCGCCGCCCTCTCCCGCGGGGGTCCCCTCGGCCGAGGCCGCCGCCGCCCTCTGGGCCGCCATGGCCATCCCGGATCTCACCGCCCTCTACGGTGATCATCCGGCCCGGCCCGTCGACATCTGGCGCGACCGCGTCTTCATCTCCGGCCCCTGCCCGGCCGTCCCGTACGGGGGCTCCGAGGCCACCCCCCGAGAGGACGCGGAGGAGGGGGACGACCCGGACGGGAGGGCGTGCCGGGAGCGGGCGGACGCCGGGCCGGTGGCCGGCGTGGCGCGCTGGGTGCGGTGTTTCGCCGACGACCCGGCGACCGCCGAGCGGCCCGTCCCCGCCGGGACCGGGGAGGCGCGTCCCGGCGGCCAGACTCCTCCCGCCCCGAACGGGAAGGACCGCCCGGGGAACGGGAAGGACCGCCCCGGGAAGGGGAAGGGCCGTCGCGGCGTCCGGCTTGGGGCGGAGGACGGAGAGGCGCCGGTCAGGCGGGTCGTGATCGACGATCCGCTGCGGCCGGGGGCGGTCGGGACGCTGGTCACGGCGGTCCGCGAGGCGATCGCGGGCGGCGAGGGGCTGGCCGTGCTCTGCGAGGGCGACGCCCTGGCCGGGTTCCTGGCGTCGCTGGGGCGGGAGCATCCCGGCCTCGGTCTCGATGCCGGGCGTCCGTCGGGAAGGGTCCCGCTCACCCTCGACGGGCAGGGGCCGCTCCCGGTGGGTCCGGGGGACGTGGTGCTGGTCAGCGGGGGCGGCGAGGGGATCGCGGTCGCCTGTGCCATGGCGCTGGCCGAGGCGAGCGGGTGCGGGCTGGCCCTGCTCGGGCGGGGACGGCCGGGCCGCGACGCGATCCCGGCGGGAGACCTGGAGGAGCTGGCCCGCAGGGGCGTCCGGTACGGCTGCGCGACGGCGGATGCCGGTGACGCGGGGGAGGCGGCGCACGCCGTACGGGAGCTGGAGAGCGCGCTGGGGCCGGTCACCATGGTGATCCACCAGGCGGACGCCGACCGGCCGGACCGGTTCACCGACCTCGCCGCCGAGGACGCCGAAAGGCACGCCGAGGACGCCGAAAGGCACATCGTGTCCGGGCTGACCGGCCTGGACAACCTGCTGGCCGCGACCACGCCCCGGCGGGTGGTGACCTTCGGATCGGTGGCCGGCCGGTACGGCCTGGCCGGCGGGAGCCACCGCGCGCTGGCCGAGGGGCTGCTGCGGGAGCGGGCCGGAAGGATCGGCGGGCTGCACATCGACTGGCCGGTGTGGACCGGGACCGGCCACGAACGGCGGCCGGGTGCCGCCGGAGCGGAGGTGACGGCCATCACGCCGCAGGAGGGGGTGGAGCTGTTCCTCACGCTGCTCAGGACCGGGAACCTGCCGCCCAGCGTGGCCGTCCACGGCAGGCTGGGCGGACCCGCCGCCCCCTGCCCGGCGGGAGGGCGGTTCCTCGACGAGGTCCGCGTGCACGTCCCCGGCGTGGAGCTGGTCGCCGACAGCCGCCTGTCGCTCAGCAGCGACTCCTACCTGGACGACCACCGGATCGACGGCCTGGCGGTACTGCCCGCGGTGGTGGCGCTGGAGGCGATGGCGCAGGCCGCCGGAGTGCTGGCGGGGCGGCCGCTGGACGAGGCCGGGCAGATGACGTTCGACCGGCCGGTGGCCGTGCCCGACGAGGGCGGCACCACGATCCGGGTATGCGCGCTCCGGCACGGGCAGACGGTCGAGGTGGTGGTCCGCAGCGAGGAGACGGAATTCCGCGTCGACCATTTCAGGGCCGTGTTCCCGGTGGACCCGGCCGACGAGACGCTGGCCGTACCGCAGCTGAACCGGGACGGCGCCGAGCCGCTGGACGCCGGGGAGCTGTACGGCGCGCTGTGCTTCCACACCGGCCGGTTCCAGCGGGTCAGGGAGCTGACCCTCGTCGAGGCGCGGGGATGCCGGGGCGAGTTGCACGGCGACGACCCCGACGGCTGGTTCGAGGACAGGCCGGTGCTGGGCAGCCCGGGGCTGAGCGACGCCACGATCCACGCGCTGCAGGCGTGCGTGCCGCACCGGCGGCTGCTGCCGGTCGGCGGCGAGCGGCTGGTGGTCCGCCCGTCACAGGGGGACGTGAGGCTGCACGCCACCGAGCGGCACCACGACGGGGGCGAGTACGTCTGGGACGTCACCGCCACCGACGTGCGCGGGCGGCTGGTGGCGGCGTGGACCGGGCTGCGGATGAAGGACGTCGGCCCGCTCCCCCGGCGTGACCCGTGGCCGCCGAACCTGCTGGCCGTCTACCTGCAGCGGGCCGCGGTCGCCCTCGGCCTCGATCCGGCGCTGCACGTGACCATGGACGGCGGGACGTCCCACAGCCGGCTGGGCGACCTCGTGCTCGGCGTGGACGGCCCGGCCCACTGCTCCTGGGAACGGGTGGGCCGGGCGCGGGGAACGCTGGGACCGGCCTCCGTCTCGCTGATCGACGAGCTGCGGCCGTGCTGCGACGAGCCCGAGGAGACCGTGACCACCCGGATCTGGACCGCTCTCCAATGCCTGTCCGGAGCGGGCCGCCCGCCGACGACGCCGCTCACCGTCGTGGACGGCCATGAGGGTGGCTGGCTGCTGCTGCGGGCCGGCGCCGACCTGATCGCCTCGACGGTGGTCCGGGTCAGGGGCGTGGAGGAGCCGGTCGCGGTCTCGATCATGACCGGGGAACGGCGGTGA
- a CDS encoding IS110 family transposase, protein MLFVGDDWAEDHHDVEVQDEDGKVVKRVRLPEGMAGITRLHDLVGRFVAEDADPSDVLVCIEVDRGPWVRALVAAGYRVFGVDPKQAARHREILGSSGAKSDKGDAHALADMIRTRRNQLRQVAGDSEIAEAVKVVTRAHQTLLWERTRHMLRLRVALRDYFPAALAAYKPLGLTSEAVLRLLAKAPTPETAAKLTINQISATLKGRRDIGAKAAAIQDVLRGEHLGQAPLVTGAYASTVKALAAVITVLNSEIKTLEGEVEAHFGRHPDAEVILSQPGIGVVLGARVLAEFGDAEGRYVSARARKNYAGTSPITRQFGKTKIVQARFVHNDRLVDALHLQASCALLHDPEVRAYYDQLKARDVSHNAALRQVGNRLVGILHGCLKTHTTYDQATAWSHRNHDLAA, encoded by the coding sequence TTGCTGTTCGTCGGTGATGACTGGGCTGAAGACCATCACGATGTCGAGGTCCAAGACGAGGACGGCAAGGTGGTCAAGCGGGTCCGGCTGCCCGAGGGGATGGCCGGGATCACCCGGCTGCACGACCTGGTCGGCCGGTTCGTGGCCGAGGACGCCGACCCGTCCGACGTGCTCGTCTGCATCGAGGTCGATCGGGGCCCGTGGGTGCGGGCGCTGGTGGCCGCGGGCTATCGGGTGTTCGGCGTCGATCCCAAGCAGGCCGCCCGGCACCGGGAGATCCTCGGCAGCTCGGGGGCCAAGAGCGACAAGGGCGACGCCCACGCCCTGGCCGACATGATCCGCACCCGCCGCAACCAGCTGCGCCAGGTCGCCGGGGACTCGGAGATCGCAGAGGCCGTCAAGGTCGTCACCCGGGCGCATCAGACGTTGCTGTGGGAACGCACCCGGCACATGCTGCGCCTTCGGGTGGCGTTGCGGGACTACTTCCCCGCCGCCCTTGCCGCCTACAAGCCGCTCGGCCTCACCTCGGAGGCGGTGCTGAGGCTGCTGGCCAAGGCCCCCACCCCCGAGACGGCGGCCAAGCTGACGATCAACCAGATCAGCGCGACGCTCAAGGGCCGCCGCGACATCGGCGCCAAAGCCGCGGCGATCCAGGACGTGCTGCGGGGCGAGCACCTCGGCCAGGCCCCGCTCGTCACAGGTGCCTACGCCTCCACCGTGAAGGCCCTGGCCGCCGTCATCACCGTCCTGAACAGCGAGATCAAGACGCTTGAGGGTGAGGTCGAGGCTCATTTTGGCCGGCACCCGGACGCTGAGGTCATCCTCAGTCAGCCGGGCATCGGCGTCGTCCTCGGCGCCCGGGTGCTCGCCGAGTTCGGAGACGCCGAAGGCCGCTACGTGAGCGCGAGGGCCCGCAAGAACTACGCCGGAACCTCGCCGATCACCCGGCAGTTCGGCAAGACCAAGATTGTCCAGGCCCGGTTCGTCCACAACGACCGGCTCGTCGACGCTCTCCATCTCCAAGCCTCCTGCGCCCTCCTTCACGATCCTGAGGTCCGCGCTTACTACGACCAGCTCAAAGCCCGTGACGTCAGCCATAACGCCGCTCTCCGCCAAGTCGGCAACCGCCTGGTGGGCATCCTCCACGGCTGCCTCAAAACCCACACCACCTACGACCAGGCAACCGCATGGTCACATCGCAACCACGACCTCGCCGCTTGA
- a CDS encoding class I SAM-dependent methyltransferase, translating into MSNASMPADLLYAARRAKGFMPHAEGLALFETAVEYGPRGPICEIGTYCGKSAVYLGAAARQAGSVVLTVDHHRGSEEIQPGWAHHDPTLVDPRFGKMDSLPTFRATIASAGLEDEVIAIVGRSERVAALWRTPLAVLFIDGGHSEEPVTKDYEGWAPHVIQGGALVFHDIYPDPATGGQAPYHVYQRVLASGAFKEVRQEGSLRVLERVGPGIG; encoded by the coding sequence ATGAGCAACGCGAGCATGCCTGCCGACCTGCTGTACGCGGCCCGGCGAGCCAAGGGTTTCATGCCTCACGCCGAAGGTCTCGCCCTGTTCGAGACCGCCGTCGAGTACGGCCCGCGCGGGCCGATCTGCGAGATCGGCACCTACTGCGGCAAGTCCGCCGTCTACCTCGGCGCGGCGGCCAGGCAGGCCGGTTCCGTCGTCCTCACCGTGGATCACCACCGGGGCTCGGAGGAGATCCAGCCGGGCTGGGCGCACCACGACCCCACGCTGGTGGACCCCCGCTTCGGCAAGATGGACTCGCTGCCCACCTTCCGCGCCACGATCGCCTCCGCCGGGCTCGAGGACGAGGTCATCGCGATCGTCGGCCGGTCGGAGCGGGTCGCCGCTCTGTGGCGAACCCCGCTGGCGGTGCTCTTCATCGACGGAGGCCACTCCGAGGAGCCGGTGACCAAGGACTACGAGGGATGGGCCCCGCACGTCATCCAGGGTGGCGCGCTGGTCTTCCACGACATCTACCCCGACCCCGCCACCGGCGGGCAGGCTCCGTACCACGTCTACCAGCGGGTCCTCGCCTCCGGCGCGTTCAAGGAGGTCAGGCAGGAGGGCTCGCTGCGGGTGCTGGAGCGGGTCGGCCCCGGCATCGGCTAA
- a CDS encoding pyridoxamine 5'-phosphate oxidase family protein: MNQRARIVMTEDEITAFIGESRKLQLGTINPDGTPHMVTMFYGLTEGRISFWTYGKAQKTLNIQRDARVSCLIEAGEEYSDLRGVLLYGTARRIDDSEGILEIGMNVARRMAGMPDAEELLTEYVAYTGHKRVAFVVEPTRVISWDHRKLATPV, from the coding sequence GTGAACCAGCGCGCTCGCATCGTGATGACCGAGGACGAGATCACCGCCTTCATCGGTGAGTCGCGGAAACTTCAGCTCGGCACGATCAACCCCGACGGGACACCGCACATGGTGACCATGTTCTACGGGCTGACCGAGGGCAGGATCTCCTTCTGGACCTACGGGAAGGCCCAGAAGACGCTCAACATCCAGCGGGACGCCCGGGTGAGCTGCCTGATCGAGGCCGGGGAGGAGTACTCCGACCTGCGCGGCGTCCTGCTGTACGGCACCGCCCGGCGGATCGACGACTCCGAGGGCATCCTTGAGATCGGCATGAACGTCGCCCGGCGGATGGCGGGAATGCCTGACGCCGAGGAGCTTCTCACGGAGTATGTCGCCTATACCGGCCACAAGAGGGTCGCCTTCGTGGTGGAGCCCACTCGAGTGATCTCATGGGATCACCGTAAGCTCGCCACCCCGGTCTAG
- a CDS encoding ferredoxin: MKIKVDYLVCEANAVCTGLAPEVFELDDDDQLHLLLPEPPPEMMDRVRHAVRSCPKAALSLEEN; the protein is encoded by the coding sequence ATGAAGATCAAAGTCGACTATCTGGTATGCGAGGCCAACGCGGTCTGCACGGGACTCGCCCCGGAGGTCTTCGAGCTCGACGACGACGACCAGCTGCACCTGCTGCTGCCTGAGCCGCCGCCGGAGATGATGGACCGCGTCCGGCACGCCGTGCGGTCCTGTCCCAAAGCCGCCCTCTCCCTTGAGGAGAACTAG
- a CDS encoding Zn-dependent alcohol dehydrogenase, with protein MRGALLHAVGDDKLDIRDDFTLAPTGPADVRVKIKATGVCHSDLSVISGLLPMPLPVIPGHEGAGEVVEVGDHVTTVQPGDHVIVNWTPACGTCANCLVNQPFLCMTYVMDSFVNARFRYGGDTPAFGMAGCGTWSEEIVVPWQGAIKVDPEVPYEAAALIGCGITTGVGAALNTARVKAGSTVAVVGSGGIGLSVIQGARISGATTILAIDPLESKHELAKKVGATHAITPDQLMDAVGSLTGGRGFDYGFEAVGKSAAIMTAWQATRRGGDVIVVGAGAMDDIVPLSAFNLLFEGKNILSSLYGGSDVRRDFPFFAELYKAGKLDLESMISARIKLSDLNEAVAALRGGEVLRQIVVLD; from the coding sequence ATGCGTGGTGCGCTTCTGCATGCCGTCGGCGACGACAAGCTCGACATCCGCGACGACTTCACCCTCGCCCCGACAGGCCCGGCGGACGTCCGCGTCAAGATCAAAGCGACCGGCGTCTGCCATTCCGACCTGTCGGTGATCAGCGGGCTGCTGCCCATGCCGCTCCCGGTCATCCCCGGCCACGAGGGGGCGGGCGAGGTCGTCGAGGTCGGCGACCACGTGACCACGGTCCAGCCCGGCGACCACGTCATCGTCAACTGGACCCCGGCCTGCGGCACCTGCGCGAACTGCCTGGTGAACCAGCCGTTCCTGTGCATGACCTACGTCATGGACAGCTTCGTCAACGCCCGTTTCCGCTACGGGGGCGACACCCCGGCGTTCGGCATGGCCGGATGCGGCACCTGGTCCGAGGAGATCGTCGTGCCCTGGCAGGGTGCGATCAAGGTCGATCCCGAGGTGCCCTACGAGGCGGCGGCGCTGATCGGCTGCGGCATCACCACCGGGGTCGGCGCGGCGCTCAACACCGCCCGGGTGAAGGCCGGCTCGACCGTGGCCGTGGTCGGCAGCGGCGGCATCGGCCTGTCGGTGATCCAGGGCGCCCGGATCTCCGGAGCGACCACGATCCTGGCGATCGACCCGCTGGAGTCCAAGCACGAGCTGGCCAAGAAGGTCGGAGCCACCCACGCCATCACCCCCGACCAGCTCATGGACGCGGTCGGATCGCTGACCGGCGGCAGGGGATTCGACTACGGCTTCGAGGCCGTCGGCAAGTCCGCCGCCATCATGACCGCCTGGCAGGCCACCCGCCGAGGCGGCGACGTGATCGTGGTGGGTGCGGGCGCGATGGACGACATCGTCCCGCTGAGCGCCTTCAACCTGCTGTTCGAGGGGAAGAACATCCTCAGCTCGCTGTACGGCGGGTCGGACGTCCGCCGGGACTTCCCGTTCTTCGCCGAGCTGTACAAGGCGGGCAAGCTCGACCTGGAGAGCATGATCAGCGCCCGCATCAAGCTCTCCGACCTCAACGAGGCCGTGGCCGCGCTGAGGGGCGGCGAGGTCCTGCGCCAGATCGTCGTCCTGGACTGA